The DNA window TGAAAGTTTAGGCTTTAACTTTTTTTCTGTCTCCTCCACCAACTTTCTAATGAGAATTTTGGCCACTGCTTTTGTTTTGTCCGGAAGTAACTCGTGCAATGTCAGTATGGAGGAAACCATATGGATGTTTGGTTCTATTTTTTCTAACAACTCAGGTTCAAGTAGCATTTCTTTAATACCCTGACGTTCCAAAGCATCTTGTTGCAACAATCGAATAACACCAACTGGAAAATGTGTCCTGATGCCGTCTAACCATCTTCTTATTTTGTGCTGGGTTTTACCCATCCCAGCAGCTTTCTCTTCTGAATAAACTTGTGACAATAACTCCTCCACGGCAGTCTCCTCCGTCGATAAATTGATTTCTTCATCCCGAAGTCCTTTCTTGCCAAGGACCATGGTCCAACGGTTATTCATATGGCTGCAATGTAATGACAAAACGATTAATTTCAGTCTGTTACATCTTTTAATAAATATATTGATTTTTTCTTACACTCAACCTATTGATTAGTCTTGACACAAACAACTTTCAAAGGATTATTCTTCCTGTCATCCGCATTACTTTTGTGTTGACAAACCTGTCTTTAAAACTAATTCTTCAGGACTAATAAATATTTTTAAATTGGTTTATCCATTCAGGACGTAAATCAATTATTCTCTCTGGTTTATTAATGATTGTGTAGATGACAAGTGCCGAAGAATTAATCTCCGTTTGGCCTAGCCAACTTTTAATACCATCCAATCCCTGAGGACAAATATCATTTGCTAGGTCCACAATAAAATCTTCACAACCAATAAATTTGATATCCTTCGATTCAACTAGAATACAAGCCCATTCATAAAGAGCCGGATTATAATAAAGCTCAGGTGCAAAAAATGACATTTTGAGTTGCTCCATTGATAATATTACCAAACCATCTTCATTATGATGCTCCGATACATGCACCCATTCTTGTTGAGGCGTCATAAATGGATGGGCATAAAGGGCAGTTCTTGCATATCTTTTGTATAAATCCCTAAATTGATAAATTTTCAATTGAACAGCTGGTATCAAAACCATCCACTTTATTTCTTCATGTACTTTTTCTGGTCCCATCAGAATAAATTCATGATAACTGACGGATTTTGCTAAGCGGTGGAAAAATTCAGCTCTTGAATCAACGCTCATTTCATTGATAAATGGGCAAAAGTCTGAGAGCCACTTTTTTTCAGTTGGATCAAGGTCGATTCTGAATTTTTCATACCAAAAATCATTTATTTGATTCTGAAAAATAAAGATCCCCACGCCAAGCACTACAAGTGGAATTAATATATAAGCATTTGGTTCAGAACCACTATAGCTCCAGATAAAGTACAACACAGTAATGATTAAGACAGGCAAAAGAAAATATCGGTAAGGCATCTTATTAGTAAAATTTAGAGCACGGGTAAAAATAATTCAAAAAACTCTATATTTGCGTCCCCTTAGTCATAATAACCAAGGTGTGGAAGGTACCTTAGCTCAGTTGGTAGAGCAACGGACTGAAAATCCGTGTGTCCCTGGTTCGATTCCTGGAGGTACCACAAAATTTGAATCCTGTCCATTAAGTGGCAGGATTTTTTATTTGCTGGGGGGTGGATGTTAATGTATACTGAAAAACCGCCACCCTTTATCTCAATTTTTATCTTTGTGCTATGAGTCGGTCGATCACAATTTACAACAGTCTTTCCAGAGAAAAAGTACCCTTTAAACCTATTGTTGAAGAAAGAATAGGTATGTATGTCTGTGGGCCAACTGTCTACAATGACGTCCATCTTGGTAATTGTAGAACCTTTGTGTCATTTGATATCATTTACAGGTATTTACTTTTTGCTGGATTTAAGGTGCGATATGTCAGAAACATCACTGATGTGGGTCACTTGTTGGATAATGGAGAAGATCGCATGGCAAAAGGTGCCAGATTAGAGCAATTAGAACCCATGGAAGTTTCCCAGAAATATACCAATGGGTTCCATGAAATGATGAGGATTTTTAACACTCTTTCTCCAAGTATTGAACCTAGGGCTACTGGCCATATTATCGAGCAAATAAAAATGATTGAAGATATCCTTGCCAGAGGATTCGCTTATATAAAAAATGGTTCTGTCTATTTTGATACCCCAAAATTTATTAATGATGGATATCCTTATGGACAACTAAGTGGTCGAATTGTAGAAGAACTCGTCGCTGAATCCAGAGATAACCTAAAGAATCAAGATGAAAAGAATCACCCAGCTGATTTTGCTTTATGGATAAAAGCTTCTGAAGAACATATTATGCGCTGGGAATCACCTTGGTCAGTAGGCTTTCCTGGCTGGCATTTGGAATGTTCTGCAATGAGTACCAAATACTTGGGTGAGACTTTCGACATCCATGGAGGAGGTAATGACTTGAAATTCCCTCATCATGAAAATGAAATTGCGCAAAGTATGGGTTCCTGCGGACATCCTCCGGCAAATTATTGGTTACATACCAATATGCTCTTGCTAAACGGAAAAAAAATGTCCAAAAGTGATGGCAATACAATTAGTCCTC is part of the Candidatus Vicinibacter affinis genome and encodes:
- a CDS encoding cysteine--tRNA ligase is translated as MSRSITIYNSLSREKVPFKPIVEERIGMYVCGPTVYNDVHLGNCRTFVSFDIIYRYLLFAGFKVRYVRNITDVGHLLDNGEDRMAKGARLEQLEPMEVSQKYTNGFHEMMRIFNTLSPSIEPRATGHIIEQIKMIEDILARGFAYIKNGSVYFDTPKFINDGYPYGQLSGRIVEELVAESRDNLKNQDEKNHPADFALWIKASEEHIMRWESPWSVGFPGWHLECSAMSTKYLGETFDIHGGGNDLKFPHHENEIAQSMGSCGHPPANYWLHTNMLLLNGKKMSKSDGNTISPQELFTGNSDHISKAFSPMVIKFFMLQAHYRSPLDITDEALQAAEKGYKRLMEAFKLVCNLDPELSTSGTKDQEILSIIDQSLMYMDDDFNVPNALASLFELASILNSFNDGHIKSSEIGLNVWNQLKTHFNVLITDIFGLKDEQNTEDKSTTNGLMHLIIDLRKDIRERKDWASADKIRDSLFALGIQLKDGKDGTSWKKN